Proteins encoded in a region of the Borreliella garinii genome:
- a CDS encoding PBSX family phage terminase large subunit, which produces MRLRRLPIYVNAYKEKPNAEIFIYYSSRGTGKTYDIATVNLERKFSADGGDTLAIRKKKNKTTQSIHKEILELLSRYNLRKFFNISKAKIESKSLIFGKKRAFVFEGGHDTRDLKSYAHFKDLWLEEANQFSSDDIEMLIPTMREQGGRIYMSSNPVPKSHWLYKRYLANQDNPAVCIIKSTYRDNPFLNGGDVEAWLEKQKLAYHGNDIGFRIEVLGEEFDFGTARLIKKFNVCGPDIISRANGSYYTGIHIKGNRICFLEILVGRISHLPVVIVTNACSKVLLSKADYQAEINNFKGTFVLPAAREELKYVFSRFGRGTLLAKKRNLYSLSDYLIPANLSVVNIPETNDVISEFNETEYYYDESSAEDSEVTNFVMQKDLTYIPAFLNAASIFH; this is translated from the coding sequence ATGAGACTAAGGCGACTCCCAATATACGTTAATGCTTACAAAGAAAAACCTAATGCTGAAATTTTCATATACTACTCCAGTAGAGGAACTGGTAAAACTTATGATATTGCAACCGTTAATTTAGAAAGAAAATTTAGTGCTGATGGAGGAGATACACTTGCAATCAGAAAAAAGAAAAACAAAACAACACAATCAATACACAAAGAAATTTTAGAACTTTTGAGTAGATACAACCTAAGAAAATTTTTCAATATAAGCAAAGCAAAAATTGAGAGTAAAAGTTTGATTTTTGGGAAAAAACGAGCCTTTGTTTTCGAAGGAGGACACGACACAAGAGATTTGAAATCTTATGCTCATTTCAAAGACTTGTGGCTAGAAGAAGCCAATCAGTTTAGCTCCGATGACATAGAAATGCTTATCCCTACAATGAGAGAACAAGGAGGCAGAATCTATATGTCAAGCAATCCAGTACCCAAATCACATTGGCTATACAAAAGATATTTGGCAAATCAAGACAATCCTGCTGTTTGTATTATCAAAAGTACTTATCGCGATAACCCATTTTTGAACGGTGGAGATGTTGAAGCTTGGCTTGAAAAACAAAAACTTGCATATCATGGAAATGATATTGGTTTTAGAATTGAAGTTTTGGGAGAAGAGTTTGATTTTGGCACTGCAAGATTAATCAAAAAATTTAATGTTTGTGGACCCGACATTATTTCCAGAGCTAATGGCAGCTACTACACAGGAATACATATCAAAGGAAATAGAATTTGTTTTTTAGAAATTCTTGTTGGAAGAATTTCGCATCTTCCAGTTGTAATTGTTACAAACGCATGCAGCAAAGTGTTACTATCAAAAGCTGATTATCAAGCTGAAATTAACAATTTCAAGGGCACTTTTGTTCTTCCGGCTGCTAGAGAAGAACTCAAATATGTATTTTCTCGTTTTGGTAGAGGCACTTTGCTTGCAAAAAAACGAAATTTGTATTCACTCTCGGATTATTTGATACCGGCTAATCTTAGTGTAGTAAACATACCCGAAACAAATGATGTAATTTCAGAGTTCAACGAAACTGAATATTACTATGATGAATCTAGTGCAGAAGACAGCGAAGTTACAAATTTTGTTATGCAAAAAGATTTGACTTACATCCCGGCATTTCTCAACGCTGCATCTATTTTTCACTAA